Genomic DNA from Theobroma cacao cultivar B97-61/B2 chromosome 3, Criollo_cocoa_genome_V2, whole genome shotgun sequence:
TGTTTTCGATGATGTAAgtatgttattttaatttgttttttcttcaatggttagaaattagtattatttttttagttatgCATGTTTATTTCAGGAGGGAAACCCTAGACTTTCATGCTTTGGTCTGATGAAGAACAGTAGAGATGGAAAAAGTTACAGCACAAACCTCGCTTTTACTCCTCCTGAGTATTTGAGAACAGGTGCTCATCCTCTTGAACAAGCCATAAGCTTATTTTCTTGGCTACCAATCTTTATTTACTAGCAACATATTTGGATTTTTGATCAGTGTATTTATAGACTTGGCTGTTAAATACCCATGAAGTAAAACCAGTTATGATTTTGTTAATCAAGTTGTTAAGTAGGATTTCTACCTGTGaccttttctttgaatttgaatttttcttcattattgtGTAGTCTACGATCACTTTATGCAACATGTGATGTGTTTGTGGCCTATATATCGAGAATTGCCattttcctttgttcactGCTAGTAATTTTTGTTTAGGGCTTTATATGTTGATTGATGTGACAAAGGTAGCTGTTGAAAATGAGATACTGTATAATACCAATTTGTGATAGAAATCTGCTCAGAAATACTATTTATATGGGACTGCAAAATGTTTATAAATGAAGATGTGGTAACATCTGTTAATGCTGTTCATTCTCACCTTTAAGTTGTGTGGCTCTATGAACTTTGTTAGAATGCAATATATATGTCCAGTCTTATGGTACTAATATATacactttttttttggattgttTAGTATTCTAAATTATTCTTGTGTTTTCCTTCTGCAGGAAGAGTAACACCAGAAAGTGTAATGTATAGTTTTGGCACCCTTCTGCTTGATCTTCTCAGTGGAAAACATATTCCTCCAAGTCATGTAAGTATACTAGAGCACATTATGATGCAACAGACTTCTTGCAgaatatttgttttcttataTTCTTTCTAGGGAGTTGTCATTGGTCCAACATGAAGAGAGGTATTATGTCTTTTATTCTGCATCTGTTTGAAAGATGATGTGTGATTTAGGACTGTGCTTGTCAATTTTAGGATTGTTAGTTGATACTTTTAAGGGTTTCCATTCAGAGATTGATAGTATGGGCAACAGAGaactaaaatttgaaaaatggttCTGTTGAGAACTTTCTTAAAGTAATACTACatcaaaagttttttttctgGACCCTTGTCAAGATTTAGGCCGGAACCTATAAATGACACCACTTAAGTTGGTTCCTGTCTAGGTCCATATGTTATTGATGGAAGAAAACTTTGTaagcagttttttttttttttatgttattatgTTTTTGAGAGTTTGGTCTTATGGGAGTGCCTCTTTGTGTCTGCCAAGATGAATTTTATAGTAATTTTGTTGGTTGGTTTTCGATATTAGGATGCTGTAGTTATGCTAACTGCTGTATTCCTAACATTGAGTTGCATTACTTCCTTCAGGCACTGGACCTTATACGTGATAGGAACATTCAGATGCTGACAGATTCTTGTTTGGAAGGGCAATTCTCAAATGACGATGGGACTGAGTTAGTGCGTCTAGCATCACGATGTTTGCAATATGAGCCCCGAGAACGGCCAAATCCGAAGTCATTAGTTACCGCACTAAATCCTCTGCAGAGGGACACTGAGGTTGTTTGTCTTTTATTTCTCATAAATTCGTTTtattatttccaaattttactcttctaaaatcattttacCATATATGGCAGCCACCGGAAGTCATACTGTGTTCTCAAGCCTTTtgcttttgttaaaaataggAATTACAGTTACTTTTGATTTGCTTGTTTCGTCCAGAGAGAGACAAACCCTCATTCTGTTACTTGTATGCCTTTATGTTTTTCATATGCGAGCACGATAAATGCACCTGGTCATCCTGACATACACTATCAATTCAACCCAAAATAGATGCAGATGCCATTTTATGTGCAGAGTTATTAGGTCCCAGCCGTTCTAAAgttgaataatattttaccATTAACAAGAAGTTGCTTTTCTCAAATATTTCTGCAGGTTCCTTCTCATGTATTAATGGGTATACTTCATGGTGCTGCTGCTTTACCTCTATCACCACTTGGGGAAGCCTGCTTAAGAATGGATTTGACTGCCATTCATGAGGTCTTAGAGAAGCTTGGATATAAAGATGACGAAGGGGCTGCTACTGAGGTTCGTTTCTTGTCAGAAACATGAACGCTTTTTCATGCATTATTTAGCCTTCAAACTTGGTCTAGTGGTTGTTACTTCTCCTTGAGAGGTATAAGGTCAGGTTTAAAATCCCTTTACCCCCTTCGACTTTTATTTATGTGCTAAAGGTAAGAAATTTGGCCTTCAACTTGTTTCTATAGCTGTCAGAAGTTCTGGTTTTCTTTATCTTAATTTGTGGTTGCTGTGGCAAGGATGTTCACCTTTCTATATCATTTGTAGTGATGCAATTTAAATTCTCAATATAATTATTCTCTTAAAGTTTTTTGCATTATTTGGCTTTGAAATCTTTTGGTCTTTGTCTTTCTGGTTTTGGGGTGGCCAATCCGCAAGAATGCAAGATCTGGTAACAACTCTTTCTTGTGCTGGTAATTAGGTTGAGAGTCATTATTGTTAATGGCAAAGAATTAATGGTTCAAGTTAGCTTGCTACATccatatgtatataaataagTGCATGTACATCTATAGACATATAAACGCATTAAATGTTGGCCTACTTgtatatacaaatattttcaGTTTATTCATACATGATTCAATTTGTTGCACGTCTTTGCTATTGCTTTATCCATTAGAATGCattgatataacaaaattcTGATTAGCTTTTTATATTATACTAATTTGTTAAGATTGCATCTTTATctcaaatttttcttgtagAATGACCACTGGTTTTGTGTTGCATATTTCAGCTGTATGGTGAGTGCTTTTCTCACTGCTATTTTTTTGGTTAGCAGCTTTCATTCCAGATGTGGACGAACCAGATGCAGGAAACATTGACGTCAAAGAAAAAGGGTGATGTTGCTTTTAGGCATAAAGATTTTAGAGCTGCCATTGAATGCTATACCCAGGTTAGATAAGTTTTCTGTTCTTCTCTGAATGTGAAAAAGGTTTTACCCACTGCTGTCTCCTTTCTAGTTAAAGTTTTAGGAGGCAGATTGAGATGTTCAGAAGTATGTTGTACGGTACTTTTTATACCCTCTTTTGcttgtttatttattatgattcTTACTATCATCCAGACTGCAAAAGTGTGTCTAGGAGTTTTAGTGCCATCAGTGTCCTGAAAATGGTAGAGAGCAGTAAATTTCAGTAAATTGTCAATTTTGGAACTCTTTGTGCCATGGTTGGTGGATCTAAAAGGGTTTAAATGTTTTATAAATTATGACAATCATAGTCAAATTATTAAGCTGACAGTTAGTACATTCATGTCACAGTTCATTGATGTTGGAACCATGGTTTCCCCAACGGTTTATGCTCGGCGTAGTTTGTCTTACCTCATGAGTGACATGCCCCAAGAAGCCTTCAATGATGCATCGCAAGCTCAACTGGTATCTCCTATTTGGCATATTGCATCCTACTTGCAAGCTGCTGCTTTATTTGCTCTAGGAAAGGAGGATGAGGCACAAGCTGCTCTTAGGGATGCTTCCGCTCTTGAAACTAAAAGAAACGCAACTGCTTGAGATCGAAGTTAAAATAAGTCACTCTCACATCAACCTGAAGATGAACATCCATTGGCAAAAATAAGCCTCTCAGTTCTCGGGCAAGAAAGATCACAGCCTTTTAACCTCAAAAGCAAACCACAGGGTATGATGAACAGATATAATGTTGATTTGTCTCTGTGCATGACTGGTTTGGTTCATGGTTCAGCTGAAACATTCTTTTACAAGATATTTGATGTGGGTTGGTTTTGTTCAGTTTGACGGGGGTAGTGGGACAACTCCATATTATCTACCCATGTTTTCACTCTTCCTGACTTTTCCCAATACAGTGATCTTGGGGGAATAATTAGGGAACAGATTATATATTTGTAGAGAGGGGTTTAGTTGTTTAAAAATTGCATTTTTAAAGGGTGAATAGATGATGTTGTCATGCTTGTAATTTATGTACAGTACCTACTGATTATGGCTGCTCATCTGGAGATGAAATTGGCTGTTTTTGTAtgttgttaattattttttttttttgaaagattggATTACTTTCTGGTGGAgcccatttattttatatcacatAGAAGAGGAATGATTTTTTCTGTCACTGCCAACAAGTTCTATATTCATCTAAGTAATTATTATTTGTGTAATAAGCTTTATACTTTTCCAACACCCGATTTGACTTTCAGGTTCGTGATtagaataaaatgaaattggaCGGAAAGATTGAAAAGCCTCATGACTTGCTAGCTGATCGAAAGAAATTACCCACCAAGCTCCCACGTCCCATCAGAAGGGAGAATCCGCACCACCAATTTACCTGCACTTACCCCAAAACAGGATGATGGTGCAAATCATGGCTTTTCCCTTCTTCCATTGACTTACAAACACTCTGTCTGGGCAAACAGAAACTGAGAAAAGTACAAAGTTTATACACTCCAATACACGAAGCCAAAATGAACAGTTTATATAATTGAACACTCAAAGATACGCAGGATATACACTCCAAATTTACATATAATTAATCACAATCATAAGCTTAAAAGGGACACCAAATTCCCAACACAATTGAAACATGGCCTCCTTATTAACCATCAAATGACAATCACAAAACAGGGCCATGGCTATaggtttgaaaaaaaaaaaaaaaagaagaaaaaggaaaatcccCTCAATTTTCCATTGCTTCCTCCTCGTACTCTTCACCATCCTGGTCCGCCACAGCGTCTTGATACTGCTGATACTCCGATACCAAATCATTCATGTTACTCTCCGCCTCCGTGAACTCCATCTCGTCCATTCCTTCCCCTGTGTACCAATGCAAAAATGCCTTCCTCCTGAACATGACAGTGAATTGCTCCGAGACACGCCTAAACATCTCCTGAATGGACGTGGAATTCCCCATGAATGTCGACGACATTGTTAACCCAGTTGGCGGAATGTCACAAACGCTCGACTTGACGTTGTTAGGGATCCACTCAACGAAATACGAGGAGTTCTTGTTTTGCACATTGATCATTTGTTCGTCAACTTCCTTGGTGCTCATTTTGCCTCGGAACATAGCTGAGGCAGTCAAGTACCTTCCATGGCGAGGATCAGCAGCGCACATCATGTTTTTGGCATCCCACATTTGTTGAGTGAGTTCAGGGATTGTCAGGGCTCGGTACTGTTGCGAGCCACGGGAGGTCAAGGGTGCAAACCCGACCATGAAGAAATGTAGGCGCGGGAATGGGATTAGATTCACAGCTAGTTTCCGGAGATCAGAGTTGAGTTGGCCAGGGAAGCGTAGGCAGCAGGTTACTCCACTCATGGTGGTTGAAATCAAATGGTTCAAGTCACCAACTGTTCATATTACATTcactaaaagttaaaaagataACATTATTGCTTGTTTAAGTTTAGTGAAAAATGTCATGCTCATAGATTGATCGCTTTGCAATTTGATATACAAAGTTATTAAAGTCTTCAAACCTATTGGACCCTACTTTTAGCTGGGAGGAAAGATTTCTCtaaaatatgatcatattactattaattatttaaatacatGAAAGACcccattaatatatatatatatatatatatatatatatatagtaattaaatttaattNNNNNaatatataatatatattatatatatatactatgaataaattttaattatgaaattatttttaaattatgtactaagataaaattataatataatagcAATAAAGTATACCCACTTATCAATTTGATTTATGtagtatttaattttataaatataatataaatcaCGAATAATACAATAATTATTCGAAATTATAAGCACGTGAGTGAAATAGTAGtaaagatttttcaacttacaGCTGGGATTCGTGAGCTTGAGAGTTCTGAAGCAGATGTCATAGAGAGCTTCATTGTCAAGGACCATGCATTCATCAGCATTTTCCACTAGCTGGTGAACGGAGAGGGTCGCATTGTAGGGCTCGACCACAGTATCAGAGACTTTAGGTGAGGGAAAGACTGAGAAAGTAAGCATCATCCTATCAGGGTATTCTTCCCTGATCTTTGATATCAGCAGTGTCCCCATTCCTGATCCAGTCCCACCTCCCAGAGAATGGCAAATCTGAAAGCCTGATATGTACTTGCATGTAAGATTCCATTAGGAAACACCAAACAGGGCAAATGCTAAAGGAAAAGTAATGTACTAATGACTCTGAAAAGTGTTAACCCTTAAAAGGCATGGTGAAGCAATTTGAACATCTCTAACATCAAATATCTTATCAAGAAAATTGGCCTTTATTGCTTGAACGAAGAGTACAGACAGGGGGTGAAGTATACCTTGTAAGCAATCACAATTCTCAGCCTCTTTACGGACAACATCAAGAACGGAATCAATCAACTCAGCTCCTTCTGTATAATGTCCCTTGGCCCAGTTGTTACCAGCTCCATTCTGGCCGAAAACAAAGTTATCAGGTCTAAACAGTTGACCATAAGGACCGGTACGCAAGCTGTCCATAGTCCCTGGCTCAAGGTCCATTAGTACTGCTCTAGGCACGTAGCGTCCGCCGCTGGCTTCGTTGTAGTAAACGTTAACCCTCTCAAGCTGAACACGACAATCACCAACATAGTTCCCTCTGGGATCAATGCCATGTTCATCACACACAACCTCCCAAAATTTCCCACCAATCTGGTTACCACACTGACCAGCTTGAATGTGGAGAATTTCcctcatttttttgttttt
This window encodes:
- the LOC18606516 gene encoding probable serine/threonine-protein kinase At5g41260, which codes for MGCGCSKLSACCWSSDQNGSIPEADNVENEDKGEVDDLPAFREYSIETLRMATSGFAVENIVSEHGEKAPNVVYKGKLENQRRIAVKRFNRSAWPDARQFLEEARAVGQLRNHRLANLLGCCCEGEERLLVTEFMPNDTLAKHLFHWEAQPMKWAMRLRVALHLAQALEYCTSKGRALYHDLNAYRIVFDDEGNPRLSCFGLMKNSRDGKSYSTNLAFTPPEYLRTGRVTPESVMYSFGTLLLDLLSGKHIPPSHALDLIRDRNIQMLTDSCLEGQFSNDDGTELVRLASRCLQYEPRERPNPKSLVTALNPLQRDTEVPSHVLMGILHGAAALPLSPLGEACLRMDLTAIHEVLEKLGYKDDEGAATELSFQMWTNQMQETLTSKKKGDVAFRHKDFRAAIECYTQFIDVGTMVSPTVYARRSLSYLMSDMPQEAFNDASQAQLVSPIWHIASYLQAAALFALGKEDEAQAALRDASALETKRNATA
- the LOC18606517 gene encoding tubulin beta-7 chain; protein product: MREILHIQAGQCGNQIGGKFWEVVCDEHGIDPRGNYVGDCRVQLERVNVYYNEASGGRYVPRAVLMDLEPGTMDSLRTGPYGQLFRPDNFVFGQNGAGNNWAKGHYTEGAELIDSVLDVVRKEAENCDCLQGFQICHSLGGGTGSGMGTLLISKIREEYPDRMMLTFSVFPSPKVSDTVVEPYNATLSVHQLVENADECMVLDNEALYDICFRTLKLTNPSFGDLNHLISTTMSGVTCCLRFPGQLNSDLRKLAVNLIPFPRLHFFMVGFAPLTSRGSQQYRALTIPELTQQMWDAKNMMCAADPRHGRYLTASAMFRGKMSTKEVDEQMINVQNKNSSYFVEWIPNNVKSSVCDIPPTGLTMSSTFMGNSTSIQEMFRRVSEQFTVMFRRKAFLHWYTGEGMDEMEFTEAESNMNDLVSEYQQYQDAVADQDGEEYEEEAMEN